The following DNA comes from Polyangia bacterium.
TTCGTGCTGATCGACTCCGAGACCGACGCGCTGCCAGTAAGCCGGGCTCGAGCCCACTGGTCAGCAGAGTCGCTGTTGGAACTCGACCCGCGGTTCCGCGACGCTCAAAAGTGGGCTCTGGCGATCGCCGAGCCGCACTGCTCGAACCTGATCAAGAGATTCGCTCCGGTGTCGTGAGGTCGGCGGTGGTACCGGCTAACAACGTGTTGCAGCGGACGGCGCTTGCGCGCCGCCGCTGAACACGAGATCGTTAGCCGGATCGACCCAGGCGATGCCTCGAT
Coding sequences within:
- a CDS encoding DUF2489 domain-containing protein; its protein translation is MSQDALREKVVAIARGILDGETEVLEGSRILSGLLGRLSLGDDDEDHRAFVLIDSETDALPVSRARAHWSAESLLELDPRFRDAQKWALAIAEPHCSNLIKRFAPVS